A stretch of Cucumis sativus cultivar 9930 chromosome 2, Cucumber_9930_V3, whole genome shotgun sequence DNA encodes these proteins:
- the LOC101213840 gene encoding tetraspanin-8 has product MVRISNNLVGILNFITFLLSIPILWAGVWLSKQGSTECEKYLDKPIIIIGVFLLLVSLAGLLGACCRISWLLWVYLLVMFVLIVILFAFTIFAFVVTNKGAGEVLSNRGYKEYRLGDYSGWLQKRVNNNKNWNKIKSCLIDGKICSTFADKYIKDTVEQFYQENLSALQSGCCKPSNDCNFTYVSPIVWNRTVTNSPNPDCNLWENDPNVLCFNCQACKAGLLDNIKSNWKKVAVVNIVFLVFLIIVYSVGCCAFRNNREDHAYQRQWK; this is encoded by the exons ATGGTCCGAATCAGCAACAACCTCGTTGGAATCCTCAACTTCATCACCTTCTTACTCTCGATCCCAATTCTCTGGGCCGGCGTTTGGCTCAGCAAACAAGGAAGCACCGAGTGTGAGAAGTATTTAGACAAACCCATTATCATAATCGGCGTTTTTCTCTTGTTGGTTTCTCTCGCCGGTCTTCTCGGTGCTTGCTGTCGAATCTCATGGCTTTTATGGGTTTACCTTCTTGTTATGTTTGTTCTTATTGTTATTCTCTTTGCTTTCACCATTTTCGCTTTCGTCGTCACTAACAAAGGCGCCGGTGAGGTCTTGTCGAATCGGGGTTATAAGGAGTATAGGCTTGGGGATTACTCTGGTTGGTTGCAGAAGAGAgtgaacaataataaaaattggaataaAATCAAGAGCTGCTTGATTGATGGGAAGATCTGTTCTACCTTTGCTGATAAGTATATTAAGGATACTGTTGAACAGTTTTATCAGGAGAATTTGTCTGCTCTTCAG TCGGGTTGCTGTAAACCTTCCAACGACTGCAATTTCACTTATGTGAGCCCAATTGTCTGGAACAGGACTGTTACAAACTCGCCCAACCCGGACTGTAATTTGTGGGAAAATGATCCCAATGTTCTGTGCTTCAATTGCCAGGCCTGCAAGGCTGGGTTGCTTGATAATATTAAGAGCAACTGGAAGAAGGTTGCTGTTGTGAACATTGTATTTCTCGTCTTTCTCATTATCGTCTATTCGGTTGGCTGCTGTGCTTTTCGAAACAACAGAGAGGATCATGCCTATCAACGGCAATGGAAGTGA